One window of the Gambusia affinis linkage group LG13, SWU_Gaff_1.0, whole genome shotgun sequence genome contains the following:
- the LOC122842457 gene encoding striatin-like isoform X4: MDEQAGPGVFFNNNNNSVLAGGGKGPLPDGDAGEAARAQYSIPGILHFLQHEWARFEVERAQWEVERAELQAQIAFLQGERKGQENLKKDLVRRIKMLEYALKQERAKYHKLKYGTELNQGDMKPPSYDSDEANENDSSGSLNNQLSWKHGRQLLRQYLQEVGYTDTILDVKSQRVRALLGLAGDGAGKTGERMSMEPSVNGPNSTPKGTREKAELSDTSAVLEAFKFIENADFSDEDEEEDSDGKDRTNVESRTIVRKKPSSSSSSSSPASMDTSEDPDTEEALKGFDFLSNSDEMDTSSESRGTGDGTDWGPNRSKLQDMLANLRDTEDLSHMQPQPTPQSRPNVPRFSEHEGNRTEEVEALTFPPTPGKSFMMGTEEGMENVLGLGELAGLTVANEADSMVYDIGNNKDAMRKTWNPKYTLRSHFDGIRALTFHPVEPVLITASEDHTLKMWNLQKTAPAKKSTSLDVEPIYTFRAHRGAVLSVVMSSTGEQCFSGGVDGTIQCWNTPNPNIDPYDSYEPSVLRGELSGHTDSVWGLVYSSAHQRLLSCSADGTVRLWDANTTSPSLAVFNENKKLGVPSSVDLVCSEPAHLVTSFTNGQIGLFNMETRQLVLSMESNLEPGTPCQINKVLSHPTLPITITAQEDRHIKFFDNNSGKLIHSMVAHLDAVTSLAVDPNGLYLMSGSHDCSIRLWNLESKTCIQEFTAHRKKFEESIHGVAFHPSKCYIASAGADALAKVFV; the protein is encoded by the exons gcgCAGATCGCCTTCCTACAGGGGGAGAGGAAAGGCCAGGAGAACCTAAAGAAAGACCTCGTCCGGAGGATCAAAATGCTGGAGTACGCACTGAAGCAAGAGAG aGCAAAGTACCACAAATTAAAATACGGGACGGAGCTAAATCAGGGCGACATGAAACCTCCAAGCTACGACTCTG ACGAAGCCAACGAGAACGATTCTTCTGGATCACTTAACAATCAGCTGTCCTGGAAACATGGCCGGCAGCTTCTCAGACA GTACCTGCAGGAGGTGGGTTATACAGACACCATCTTGGATGTGAAGTCACAGAGGGTCCGAGCCCTGCTGGGTCTCGCTGGCGATGGAGCCGGCAAGACTGGAGAACGGATGAGCATGGAGCCTTCGGTCAACGGGCCGAACTCAACACCAAAGGGGACCAGAGA AAAAGCTGAGCTTTCTGACACAAGCGCTGTGCTGGAGGCCTTCAAATTCATCGAGAATGCAGACTtcagtgatgaagatgaggaggaagacAGTGACGGAAAGGACAGGACTAATGTGGAATCCAGGACT ATTGTGCGAAAGAAGCCCTCATCgtcgtcgtcatcatcatctccaGCCAGTATGGACACCAGTGAGGACCCCGACACGGAGGAGGCCCTGAAGGGCTTCGACTTCCTGTCGAATTCTGACGAGATGGACACTTCATCAGAGTCCCGGGGGACCGGAGACGGCACCGACTGGG GGCCCAACCGATCTAAGCTGCAAGACATGCTGGCTAACCTGAGAGACACGGAGGACCTTTCTCACATGCAGCCTCAGCCGACCCCCCAGTCCCGGCCCAACGTGCCACGCTTCAGCGAACACGAGGGGAACAGGACAGAAGAAG TTGAAGCGCTCACTTTCCCACCCACACCAGGAAAGTCGTTCATGATGGGCACGGAGGAGGGCATGGAGAACGTTCTGGGCCTGGGGGAACTGGCTGGACTCACTGTGGCCAATGAGGCCGACAGCATGGTATATGAT ATTGGTAACAATAAAGATGCCATGAGAAAAACGTGGAACCCCAAATACACCCTGCGGAGTCATTTTGATGGGATTCGCGCTCTGACCTTTCACCCTGTGGAGCCGGTCCTGATCACTGCTTCTGAGGATCACACGCTCAAAATGTGGAATCTGCAGAAAACCGCTCCAGCCAAAAA GAGTACATCTCTAGATGTGGAGCCTATCTACACTTTCAGAGCCCACAG GGGCGCTGTACTGAGTGTGGTGATGAGCAGTACAGGGGAACAGTGTTTCAGCGGAGGGGTCGACGGCACCATCCAGTGTTGGAACACGCCCAACCCGAACATCGACCCCTACGACTCCTACG AACCGTCAGTGCTGCGCGGAGAGCTGAGTGGACACACCGACTCGGTGTGGGGTCTGGTGTACAGCAGCGCACACCAGCGCCTCCTCTCCTGCTCCGCCGACGGAACCGTCAGGCTGTGGGACGCCAACACCACCTCCCCTTCGCTTGCAGTATTCAACgaaaacaaaa AGTTGGGAGTTCCGTCCTCTGTGGACCTGGTGTGCAGTGAACCAGCTCATCTGGTCACATCCTTCACAAACGGCCAGATCGGCCTCTTCAACATGGAGACCCGCCAGCTGGTGCTCAGTATGGAATCTAATCTGGAGCCAG GCACCCCCTGTCAGATCAACAAGGTCCTCAGCCACCCAACTCTTCCAATCACCATCACAGCGCAGGAGGACAGACACATCAAATTCTTTGACAATAACAGCGGGAAGCTGATTCACTCCATGGTGGCCCATCTGGACGCCGTCACCAGTCTAGCTGTGGATCCAAACGGACTTTATCTCATGTCAGGCA GTCACGACTGCTCCATCCGTCTGTGGAACCTGGAGAGTAAAACCTGCATCCAAGAGTTCACGGCTCACAGAAAGAAATTCGAGGAATCGATCCACGGCGTGGCGTTCCATCCGTCTAAATGTTACATCGCCAGTGCCGGGGCAGATGCTCTCGCCAAGGTGTTTGTATGA
- the LOC122842457 gene encoding striatin-like isoform X3, producing the protein MDEQAGPGVFFNNNNNSVLAGGGKGPLPDGDAGEAARAQYSIPGILHFLQHEWARFEVERAQWEVERAELQAQIAFLQGERKGQENLKKDLVRRIKMLEYALKQERAKYHKLKYGTELNQGDMKPPSYDSDEANENDSSGSLNNQLSWKHGRQLLRQYLQEVGYTDTILDVKSQRVRALLGLAGDGAGKTGERMSMEPSVNGPNSTPKGTREKAELSDTSAVLEAFKFIENADFSDEDEEEDSDGKDRTNVESRTIVRKKPSSSSSSSSPASMDTSEDPDTEEALKGFDFLSNSDEMDTSSESRGTGDGTDWGPNRSKLQDMLANLRDTEDLSHMQPQPTPQSRPNVPRFSEHEGNRTEEVEALTFPPTPGKSFMMGTEEGMENVLGLGELAGLTVANEADSMVYDIGNNKDAMRKTWNPKYTLRSHFDGIRALTFHPVEPVLITASEDHTLKMWNLQKTAPAKNRSTSLDVEPIYTFRAHRGAVLSVVMSSTGEQCFSGGVDGTIQCWNTPNPNIDPYDSYEPSVLRGELSGHTDSVWGLVYSSAHQRLLSCSADGTVRLWDANTTSPSLAVFNENKKLGVPSSVDLVCSEPAHLVTSFTNGQIGLFNMETRQLVLSMESNLEPGTPCQINKVLSHPTLPITITAQEDRHIKFFDNNSGKLIHSMVAHLDAVTSLAVDPNGLYLMSGSHDCSIRLWNLESKTCIQEFTAHRKKFEESIHGVAFHPSKCYIASAGADALAKVFV; encoded by the exons gcgCAGATCGCCTTCCTACAGGGGGAGAGGAAAGGCCAGGAGAACCTAAAGAAAGACCTCGTCCGGAGGATCAAAATGCTGGAGTACGCACTGAAGCAAGAGAG aGCAAAGTACCACAAATTAAAATACGGGACGGAGCTAAATCAGGGCGACATGAAACCTCCAAGCTACGACTCTG ACGAAGCCAACGAGAACGATTCTTCTGGATCACTTAACAATCAGCTGTCCTGGAAACATGGCCGGCAGCTTCTCAGACA GTACCTGCAGGAGGTGGGTTATACAGACACCATCTTGGATGTGAAGTCACAGAGGGTCCGAGCCCTGCTGGGTCTCGCTGGCGATGGAGCCGGCAAGACTGGAGAACGGATGAGCATGGAGCCTTCGGTCAACGGGCCGAACTCAACACCAAAGGGGACCAGAGA AAAAGCTGAGCTTTCTGACACAAGCGCTGTGCTGGAGGCCTTCAAATTCATCGAGAATGCAGACTtcagtgatgaagatgaggaggaagacAGTGACGGAAAGGACAGGACTAATGTGGAATCCAGGACT ATTGTGCGAAAGAAGCCCTCATCgtcgtcgtcatcatcatctccaGCCAGTATGGACACCAGTGAGGACCCCGACACGGAGGAGGCCCTGAAGGGCTTCGACTTCCTGTCGAATTCTGACGAGATGGACACTTCATCAGAGTCCCGGGGGACCGGAGACGGCACCGACTGGG GGCCCAACCGATCTAAGCTGCAAGACATGCTGGCTAACCTGAGAGACACGGAGGACCTTTCTCACATGCAGCCTCAGCCGACCCCCCAGTCCCGGCCCAACGTGCCACGCTTCAGCGAACACGAGGGGAACAGGACAGAAGAAG TTGAAGCGCTCACTTTCCCACCCACACCAGGAAAGTCGTTCATGATGGGCACGGAGGAGGGCATGGAGAACGTTCTGGGCCTGGGGGAACTGGCTGGACTCACTGTGGCCAATGAGGCCGACAGCATGGTATATGAT ATTGGTAACAATAAAGATGCCATGAGAAAAACGTGGAACCCCAAATACACCCTGCGGAGTCATTTTGATGGGATTCGCGCTCTGACCTTTCACCCTGTGGAGCCGGTCCTGATCACTGCTTCTGAGGATCACACGCTCAAAATGTGGAATCTGCAGAAAACCGCTCCAGCCAAAAA CAGGAGTACATCTCTAGATGTGGAGCCTATCTACACTTTCAGAGCCCACAG GGGCGCTGTACTGAGTGTGGTGATGAGCAGTACAGGGGAACAGTGTTTCAGCGGAGGGGTCGACGGCACCATCCAGTGTTGGAACACGCCCAACCCGAACATCGACCCCTACGACTCCTACG AACCGTCAGTGCTGCGCGGAGAGCTGAGTGGACACACCGACTCGGTGTGGGGTCTGGTGTACAGCAGCGCACACCAGCGCCTCCTCTCCTGCTCCGCCGACGGAACCGTCAGGCTGTGGGACGCCAACACCACCTCCCCTTCGCTTGCAGTATTCAACgaaaacaaaa AGTTGGGAGTTCCGTCCTCTGTGGACCTGGTGTGCAGTGAACCAGCTCATCTGGTCACATCCTTCACAAACGGCCAGATCGGCCTCTTCAACATGGAGACCCGCCAGCTGGTGCTCAGTATGGAATCTAATCTGGAGCCAG GCACCCCCTGTCAGATCAACAAGGTCCTCAGCCACCCAACTCTTCCAATCACCATCACAGCGCAGGAGGACAGACACATCAAATTCTTTGACAATAACAGCGGGAAGCTGATTCACTCCATGGTGGCCCATCTGGACGCCGTCACCAGTCTAGCTGTGGATCCAAACGGACTTTATCTCATGTCAGGCA GTCACGACTGCTCCATCCGTCTGTGGAACCTGGAGAGTAAAACCTGCATCCAAGAGTTCACGGCTCACAGAAAGAAATTCGAGGAATCGATCCACGGCGTGGCGTTCCATCCGTCTAAATGTTACATCGCCAGTGCCGGGGCAGATGCTCTCGCCAAGGTGTTTGTATGA
- the LOC122842457 gene encoding striatin-like isoform X2: MDEQAGPGVFFNNNNNSVLAGGGKGPLPDGDAGEAARAQYSIPGILHFLQHEWARFEVERAQWEVERAELQAQIAFLQGERKGQENLKKDLVRRIKMLEYALKQERAKYHKLKYGTELNQGDMKPPSYDSDEANENDSSGSLNNQLSWKHGRQLLRQYLQEVGYTDTILDVKSQRVRALLGLAGDGAGKTGERMSMEPSVNGPNSTPKGTREKAELSDTSAVLEAFKFIENADFSDEDEEEDSDGKDRTNVESRTIVRKKPSSSSSSSSPASMDTSEDPDTEEALKGFDFLSNSDEMDTSSESRGTGDGTDWDKDEQVPVSEAWDVDPGVINKLKEQYKKERKGKKGVKRPNRSKLQDMLANLRDTEDLSHMQPQPTPQSRPNVPRFSEHEGNRTEEVEALTFPPTPGKSFMMGTEEGMENVLGLGELAGLTVANEADSMVYDIGNNKDAMRKTWNPKYTLRSHFDGIRALTFHPVEPVLITASEDHTLKMWNLQKTAPAKKSTSLDVEPIYTFRAHRGAVLSVVMSSTGEQCFSGGVDGTIQCWNTPNPNIDPYDSYEPSVLRGELSGHTDSVWGLVYSSAHQRLLSCSADGTVRLWDANTTSPSLAVFNENKKLGVPSSVDLVCSEPAHLVTSFTNGQIGLFNMETRQLVLSMESNLEPGTPCQINKVLSHPTLPITITAQEDRHIKFFDNNSGKLIHSMVAHLDAVTSLAVDPNGLYLMSGSHDCSIRLWNLESKTCIQEFTAHRKKFEESIHGVAFHPSKCYIASAGADALAKVFV; this comes from the exons gcgCAGATCGCCTTCCTACAGGGGGAGAGGAAAGGCCAGGAGAACCTAAAGAAAGACCTCGTCCGGAGGATCAAAATGCTGGAGTACGCACTGAAGCAAGAGAG aGCAAAGTACCACAAATTAAAATACGGGACGGAGCTAAATCAGGGCGACATGAAACCTCCAAGCTACGACTCTG ACGAAGCCAACGAGAACGATTCTTCTGGATCACTTAACAATCAGCTGTCCTGGAAACATGGCCGGCAGCTTCTCAGACA GTACCTGCAGGAGGTGGGTTATACAGACACCATCTTGGATGTGAAGTCACAGAGGGTCCGAGCCCTGCTGGGTCTCGCTGGCGATGGAGCCGGCAAGACTGGAGAACGGATGAGCATGGAGCCTTCGGTCAACGGGCCGAACTCAACACCAAAGGGGACCAGAGA AAAAGCTGAGCTTTCTGACACAAGCGCTGTGCTGGAGGCCTTCAAATTCATCGAGAATGCAGACTtcagtgatgaagatgaggaggaagacAGTGACGGAAAGGACAGGACTAATGTGGAATCCAGGACT ATTGTGCGAAAGAAGCCCTCATCgtcgtcgtcatcatcatctccaGCCAGTATGGACACCAGTGAGGACCCCGACACGGAGGAGGCCCTGAAGGGCTTCGACTTCCTGTCGAATTCTGACGAGATGGACACTTCATCAGAGTCCCGGGGGACCGGAGACGGCACCGACTGGG ACAAGGACGAGCAGGTCCCCGTTTCTGAGGCCTGGGATGTGGACCCGGGAGTGATAAACAAACTCAAGGAGCAGTACAAAAAGGAGCGCAAGGGGAAAAAGGGGGTGAAGA GGCCCAACCGATCTAAGCTGCAAGACATGCTGGCTAACCTGAGAGACACGGAGGACCTTTCTCACATGCAGCCTCAGCCGACCCCCCAGTCCCGGCCCAACGTGCCACGCTTCAGCGAACACGAGGGGAACAGGACAGAAGAAG TTGAAGCGCTCACTTTCCCACCCACACCAGGAAAGTCGTTCATGATGGGCACGGAGGAGGGCATGGAGAACGTTCTGGGCCTGGGGGAACTGGCTGGACTCACTGTGGCCAATGAGGCCGACAGCATGGTATATGAT ATTGGTAACAATAAAGATGCCATGAGAAAAACGTGGAACCCCAAATACACCCTGCGGAGTCATTTTGATGGGATTCGCGCTCTGACCTTTCACCCTGTGGAGCCGGTCCTGATCACTGCTTCTGAGGATCACACGCTCAAAATGTGGAATCTGCAGAAAACCGCTCCAGCCAAAAA GAGTACATCTCTAGATGTGGAGCCTATCTACACTTTCAGAGCCCACAG GGGCGCTGTACTGAGTGTGGTGATGAGCAGTACAGGGGAACAGTGTTTCAGCGGAGGGGTCGACGGCACCATCCAGTGTTGGAACACGCCCAACCCGAACATCGACCCCTACGACTCCTACG AACCGTCAGTGCTGCGCGGAGAGCTGAGTGGACACACCGACTCGGTGTGGGGTCTGGTGTACAGCAGCGCACACCAGCGCCTCCTCTCCTGCTCCGCCGACGGAACCGTCAGGCTGTGGGACGCCAACACCACCTCCCCTTCGCTTGCAGTATTCAACgaaaacaaaa AGTTGGGAGTTCCGTCCTCTGTGGACCTGGTGTGCAGTGAACCAGCTCATCTGGTCACATCCTTCACAAACGGCCAGATCGGCCTCTTCAACATGGAGACCCGCCAGCTGGTGCTCAGTATGGAATCTAATCTGGAGCCAG GCACCCCCTGTCAGATCAACAAGGTCCTCAGCCACCCAACTCTTCCAATCACCATCACAGCGCAGGAGGACAGACACATCAAATTCTTTGACAATAACAGCGGGAAGCTGATTCACTCCATGGTGGCCCATCTGGACGCCGTCACCAGTCTAGCTGTGGATCCAAACGGACTTTATCTCATGTCAGGCA GTCACGACTGCTCCATCCGTCTGTGGAACCTGGAGAGTAAAACCTGCATCCAAGAGTTCACGGCTCACAGAAAGAAATTCGAGGAATCGATCCACGGCGTGGCGTTCCATCCGTCTAAATGTTACATCGCCAGTGCCGGGGCAGATGCTCTCGCCAAGGTGTTTGTATGA
- the LOC122842457 gene encoding striatin-like isoform X1, which produces MDEQAGPGVFFNNNNNSVLAGGGKGPLPDGDAGEAARAQYSIPGILHFLQHEWARFEVERAQWEVERAELQAQIAFLQGERKGQENLKKDLVRRIKMLEYALKQERAKYHKLKYGTELNQGDMKPPSYDSDEANENDSSGSLNNQLSWKHGRQLLRQYLQEVGYTDTILDVKSQRVRALLGLAGDGAGKTGERMSMEPSVNGPNSTPKGTREKAELSDTSAVLEAFKFIENADFSDEDEEEDSDGKDRTNVESRTIVRKKPSSSSSSSSPASMDTSEDPDTEEALKGFDFLSNSDEMDTSSESRGTGDGTDWDKDEQVPVSEAWDVDPGVINKLKEQYKKERKGKKGVKRPNRSKLQDMLANLRDTEDLSHMQPQPTPQSRPNVPRFSEHEGNRTEEVEALTFPPTPGKSFMMGTEEGMENVLGLGELAGLTVANEADSMVYDIGNNKDAMRKTWNPKYTLRSHFDGIRALTFHPVEPVLITASEDHTLKMWNLQKTAPAKNRSTSLDVEPIYTFRAHRGAVLSVVMSSTGEQCFSGGVDGTIQCWNTPNPNIDPYDSYEPSVLRGELSGHTDSVWGLVYSSAHQRLLSCSADGTVRLWDANTTSPSLAVFNENKKLGVPSSVDLVCSEPAHLVTSFTNGQIGLFNMETRQLVLSMESNLEPGTPCQINKVLSHPTLPITITAQEDRHIKFFDNNSGKLIHSMVAHLDAVTSLAVDPNGLYLMSGSHDCSIRLWNLESKTCIQEFTAHRKKFEESIHGVAFHPSKCYIASAGADALAKVFV; this is translated from the exons gcgCAGATCGCCTTCCTACAGGGGGAGAGGAAAGGCCAGGAGAACCTAAAGAAAGACCTCGTCCGGAGGATCAAAATGCTGGAGTACGCACTGAAGCAAGAGAG aGCAAAGTACCACAAATTAAAATACGGGACGGAGCTAAATCAGGGCGACATGAAACCTCCAAGCTACGACTCTG ACGAAGCCAACGAGAACGATTCTTCTGGATCACTTAACAATCAGCTGTCCTGGAAACATGGCCGGCAGCTTCTCAGACA GTACCTGCAGGAGGTGGGTTATACAGACACCATCTTGGATGTGAAGTCACAGAGGGTCCGAGCCCTGCTGGGTCTCGCTGGCGATGGAGCCGGCAAGACTGGAGAACGGATGAGCATGGAGCCTTCGGTCAACGGGCCGAACTCAACACCAAAGGGGACCAGAGA AAAAGCTGAGCTTTCTGACACAAGCGCTGTGCTGGAGGCCTTCAAATTCATCGAGAATGCAGACTtcagtgatgaagatgaggaggaagacAGTGACGGAAAGGACAGGACTAATGTGGAATCCAGGACT ATTGTGCGAAAGAAGCCCTCATCgtcgtcgtcatcatcatctccaGCCAGTATGGACACCAGTGAGGACCCCGACACGGAGGAGGCCCTGAAGGGCTTCGACTTCCTGTCGAATTCTGACGAGATGGACACTTCATCAGAGTCCCGGGGGACCGGAGACGGCACCGACTGGG ACAAGGACGAGCAGGTCCCCGTTTCTGAGGCCTGGGATGTGGACCCGGGAGTGATAAACAAACTCAAGGAGCAGTACAAAAAGGAGCGCAAGGGGAAAAAGGGGGTGAAGA GGCCCAACCGATCTAAGCTGCAAGACATGCTGGCTAACCTGAGAGACACGGAGGACCTTTCTCACATGCAGCCTCAGCCGACCCCCCAGTCCCGGCCCAACGTGCCACGCTTCAGCGAACACGAGGGGAACAGGACAGAAGAAG TTGAAGCGCTCACTTTCCCACCCACACCAGGAAAGTCGTTCATGATGGGCACGGAGGAGGGCATGGAGAACGTTCTGGGCCTGGGGGAACTGGCTGGACTCACTGTGGCCAATGAGGCCGACAGCATGGTATATGAT ATTGGTAACAATAAAGATGCCATGAGAAAAACGTGGAACCCCAAATACACCCTGCGGAGTCATTTTGATGGGATTCGCGCTCTGACCTTTCACCCTGTGGAGCCGGTCCTGATCACTGCTTCTGAGGATCACACGCTCAAAATGTGGAATCTGCAGAAAACCGCTCCAGCCAAAAA CAGGAGTACATCTCTAGATGTGGAGCCTATCTACACTTTCAGAGCCCACAG GGGCGCTGTACTGAGTGTGGTGATGAGCAGTACAGGGGAACAGTGTTTCAGCGGAGGGGTCGACGGCACCATCCAGTGTTGGAACACGCCCAACCCGAACATCGACCCCTACGACTCCTACG AACCGTCAGTGCTGCGCGGAGAGCTGAGTGGACACACCGACTCGGTGTGGGGTCTGGTGTACAGCAGCGCACACCAGCGCCTCCTCTCCTGCTCCGCCGACGGAACCGTCAGGCTGTGGGACGCCAACACCACCTCCCCTTCGCTTGCAGTATTCAACgaaaacaaaa AGTTGGGAGTTCCGTCCTCTGTGGACCTGGTGTGCAGTGAACCAGCTCATCTGGTCACATCCTTCACAAACGGCCAGATCGGCCTCTTCAACATGGAGACCCGCCAGCTGGTGCTCAGTATGGAATCTAATCTGGAGCCAG GCACCCCCTGTCAGATCAACAAGGTCCTCAGCCACCCAACTCTTCCAATCACCATCACAGCGCAGGAGGACAGACACATCAAATTCTTTGACAATAACAGCGGGAAGCTGATTCACTCCATGGTGGCCCATCTGGACGCCGTCACCAGTCTAGCTGTGGATCCAAACGGACTTTATCTCATGTCAGGCA GTCACGACTGCTCCATCCGTCTGTGGAACCTGGAGAGTAAAACCTGCATCCAAGAGTTCACGGCTCACAGAAAGAAATTCGAGGAATCGATCCACGGCGTGGCGTTCCATCCGTCTAAATGTTACATCGCCAGTGCCGGGGCAGATGCTCTCGCCAAGGTGTTTGTATGA